CAGGCGGGGGGTGCCAGCCGAAACAACAGAGGGGAATCAGCCAAGGGCGGTCGAGACGATGTAGCCACCATAGCAGGCTAGCAAGAGGGCACCTTCGAGACGGTTGAGAACGAACCCGCTGCGCATGAGCGGAAGGAGAACGGCGGTCAAGGCGATCATCACCGCGATGTCGAAGCGTTCCACCCCGGACATGCCAAGGGGGCGGACGAAGGCGGAGATCCCGAGAACGGCGGTCAGATTCATCAGATTGGACCCGATGGCGTTGCCGATGGCGATATCTCCATGACCGCGCCGCGCGGCCATCACGGTGGTGGCCAGTTCCGGAAGGCTGGTCCCGAAGGCAACCACGGTCAGGCCGATGACCGCTTCGCTGACGCCGACACTGGTTGCGAGGTTGACGCCCCCGAGAAGCAAAAGCCTGCCTCCGGCGATCAGCCCGACCAGTCCGCCCAGAAGATGAAAGCCGGTTTTCCAAGGACTGAAGGCCGACCTGTTCAGTTCGTCCTGATATTCCCGGTCTGCTTCCGGACTGTGCGCCGTCCGGCTTTCGTGGAGATTGAAGAGCAGGTAGGCGACGAGTGCCGCCAGGAGTAGGGATCCTTCAATCCGGCTGATGGTTCCACCGATCATGGTCAGCGGAATGAGCAGGGTGGCTCCCAGAAGGATGGGCAGGTCCTTCCGGAGCAGTTTGAGCTGCACGGAGATCGGCCGCACGAGAGCCCCGATGGCGAGGATCAGGCCGATATTGCAGATATTCGAGCCGATCACGCTGCCGACCGCGATCCCTCC
This is a stretch of genomic DNA from Opitutaceae bacterium. It encodes these proteins:
- a CDS encoding calcium/sodium antiporter encodes the protein MDILFVLAGLALLCLGAEFLIRGAVALALRMGITPLVVGLTVVAFGTSSPEIVVGIKAAIDGNGGIAVGSVIGSNICNIGLILAIGALVRPISVQLKLLRKDLPILLGATLLIPLTMIGGTISRIEGSLLLAALVAYLLFNLHESRTAHSPEADREYQDELNRSAFSPWKTGFHLLGGLVGLIAGGRLLLLGGVNLATSVGVSEAVIGLTVVAFGTSLPELATTVMAARRGHGDIAIGNAIGSNLMNLTAVLGISAFVRPLGMSGVERFDIAVMIALTAVLLPLMRSGFVLNRLEGALLLACYGGYIVSTALG